Part of the Aquimarina sp. TRL1 genome, ATTTCTTGTTGTGCTATTCCGTTTTTTATTTATTCAGGGTTTAGGATGAGTCTGGAGAGAAGAAAAACAAGAATCAAAAATGCTTATAGTAGCAAAACGTGTGATTTTATTATAGCAGTAGGTTCGGAGAATGGTTCGACATTGCGATTCGCCAATGCATTTTATAAAGCATTGATATCAGAAGGAAAAAAAGCATACATAACGGAGCTAAATGAGTTTAAGGAATTTGATCAGATGAAACACCTGATTGTAATGACTGCTACCTATGGTTTGGGGGAATCTCCGACAAATGCCACAAAATTCAGAAAAATACTGGACACCTATAATACATCTAATAGCTATACTTATTCAGTTATCGGTTTTGGATCCCTTTCATATCCAGATTTTTGTAAATATGCTTTTGATGTAGATTCCTGGTTAAAAAAACTGCCATATACAACTCAATTAGTACCAGTTCATACTGTGAATAATCAGTCATTTGAATCGTTTAGCGATTGGGGAAATGCCTGGGGAGCTGCTATGGGAATTCCAATTGTTTTGAATAGAGAAGAAGTAGTGTCGGTCCATACCAAAACAGAAGAATTTACAGTGCTTCATAAAACAAAAGCGGCAGATAATATTGACGATACTTTTTTAATAAACATTACCAGAGAGGGACGTAAAAAGGTAGTATCCGGAGATTTATTAGCGATTTATCCCAAAGAAGGCGAACGAGAACGGTTGTATTCTATTGGGTATTTAAAAGAAACAAAAGAAATTCAATTAAGTGTCAAAAAACACGATCGGGGACTTTGTTCTACCTATTTGGATAATCTCAGTGAGAGAGCAGTTATTAAAGGATATCTTATTAAAAATAAATCCTTCCATTTCCCCAAAAGAGCCAGTGCAGTTATTATGATTTGTACAGGTACAGGAATAGGACCTTTCCTGGGGATGATTGATAATAATATAAAAAAATGCCCTTCATATCTTTATTGGGGAGCAAGGAATAAAACTTCCTTAGAGTTATATGATAACGATATTAAGCAGTGGTTACAGACTGAAAAAATCAAAAAATTTATCCCTGCATATTCACGAGAGTCAAGTGAGAAAGTATATGTTCAGCATTTAATAGAAAGAGATGCGACTTTTATTGCTGAAACATTAAAAAATAATGGAGTGATTATGATTTGTGGTTCTCTTATTATGCAAAAAGAAGTAATTGTTGTTTTACAACAGATATGTAATGAATACTTAAAAAAACCATTGAATCATTTTCAGAATAAAAACAGGATTTTAATGGATTGTTACTAAATATGGCGTGCATAGATGATGTAATTCAATTGATATTTTAATGTTAATAGAACGATAAATAATGAGTTAAACCAAATTTAAATTAGTTATACGTTTATATTTTGTGTATACTAGCAGAACGGGAACAAAATAAAGAAAAGCGACATTGAAATCATTTACCAAAGAAGCACTTTCTACTTTAAAAAAAAGTGGAACAGTGACTCCGAGTTCTAAGTATTTAATAAGAAAAATCACAGAAGATTTAAGTATAGAAAAAAATCAGGTCATTATAGAATTTGGTCCTGGTAATGGATGCATCACAGAAAATATTCTACATAAAATGCATGGGTCAACCCGATTGATTTCTTTTGAATTAAATCAAACTTTCCTGTCATATTGCAAAAATAAATTTCAACAGTATCCTAATTTTAGTATCCACAACCAATCAGCAGTCTATTTTGATCAGGTGTTGAAAGAGTTATCTGTTCCCAAGGTAGATTATATTATCTCCAGTTTACCTTTGTCAATCATCTCTAAAACAGAATTGAATATTTTATTCAATAAGATACCGAATTACTTAAAAAATGAAGGAGCTTTTATACAGTATCAATACAGTTTGGGAAAGTACAATTTCTTAAAGAAAGTTTTTAATTCGGTAGAAATAGGATTTACTTTTCGGAATATCCCTCCAGCGTTTATTTATAAATGTTCCTAAGACATTATATTCAGAAAAGTTTTACTAAATTAGCCCTTTTTGAGGAGTTTTGTAGTACTAAAAATCACTTCTAAATAATTGTATAAACTACCTACTCGTTAACTTACTAATTTAAAAAAACACACAATGAAAAAAATTGTTTTCCTTTTAGCTTTACTGGCTGTTATATCATGTCAGGAAGAAGCTAAAAAACCTGTTGATTATGCACTTTTTTCAGGAAAAGTCACTAATGGCAGAGGGGGAGTTGTTCGTATAAACGGAGAGAACTTCACAAAAGAAATTCCTTTAGCATCTGATGGTACATTTTCGGATACGCTTCGAATAGCCGATGGACCATATCAAATGTTTATTGGACGGGAATATTCTAATTTATATTTGAAAAAAGGAGACCAGCTATCGTTGTCAATTGATGTTACTGCCTTTGATGAAACATTGAAATATACTGGAGTAGGATCAGAAAGAAATAATCACTTAGTTAATAGTATTTTAGTGTATGAAAATGAAGAAGATAATTTTGCGTTAGATCCTATACCGTTTAAAGCTAAAATAAAAGAACATAAAACAAAAATAGATTCGTTACTGGTAGCATCCGGAGTAAAAGATGAAACATTTATTGCTTTTTGTAAGAAGAATGCTCATTATAAATACTTATATGACTTAGATGTGTATCCATATTATTACAACCAAAGATTGAAAAATGAATCTAAGGAGGGGAGTTTACCTGAGGGCTATTTAGAGGAGTTAAAGACGATTGATTTAGATATTGAAGAAGATTATAAGCAATCAAGTGCTTATAAAAGATTAGTTATGAGTAGTATTAGCGATCGGGCAGCAAATGCTGTAAAGAAAGATAGTACGAAGGTGATGGATCTTGTGTTTCTTGATGAAGTTAATAAGATAAAAAGTCAGGTTATTAAAGAAGATCTATTGAGAAACTTATCGATTGCTATATCTCCAAGTAATGAATATGCCAAGGCAGTTTATGAAGGAATTATGAAAGAAAGTAAAGATGAGGAGTTTAAACGAGAACTGACGGAAAAATTTGATGTTTTAAAGAAACTAGTTAAAGGGGAGCCTTCTCCAACTTTTGAAGATTATGAAAATTATAAAGGAGGTACCACTTCATTAAAAGATTTAGAAGGAAAGTACGCTTATATAGATGTTTGGGCTACTTGGTGTCAACCATGCTTACAGGAACTACCTTATTTGAAGGAGGTAGAAAAAGAATATCGCGCTAAGAATATTCATTTCGTAAGTATTTCTGTAGATAATGAGAGAGCACATGAAGCATGGAAGAAAATGGTGGCAGCTAAAGAAATGACGGGAGTTCAATTATATGGAGGAAAAAACTATCGAAAAGAAGGAGGATTTGGAAGTTCTTATGTCATTGATGGAATTCCAAGGTTTATTCTGTTAGATAAAAAAGGGAATATTGTGAGTGCAGATGCTCCAAGACCTTCTGACCCTAGGCTAAAAGACCTTCTTAATTCATTGGATATTTAGATTTAAGAAATATAAATTATAAAAAAACCGGCATACGTATGCCGGTTTTTTTATAGGATTTTACAGAGATTATTTTTCAAATAAAGCAATCGTTTCTATATGTGCTGTATGAGGGAATTGATCGACCAGACTAATTTTTTTTAATGTATATCCCGCCTCGATAAGCTGCTCTGTATCTCTTGCCTGCGTAGCAGGATTACAAGAGACATAAACCATACGTTCAGCTCCCAGTCGAATTACTTTCCTCAGTGTTTTTGGAGCAATTCCTGCTCTGGCAGGATCCAGAATAATTGTTTCTATCTTTCCTTGATACTCTGGATGTTCGTTCAAAAATTTACCGACATCGGCAGCAAAAAACTGAACACCATTAATTTGATTTCTGTTAGCGTTCTTTTTAGCATCTTCTATAGCCGATGCAACAATATCAACTCCGATAATTTGTGCATCAGTACTTCTGGATGCAACAATCTGTCCAATAGTTCCGGTACCACAGAACAAATCCATTACGATTTTTCCATCAATGGTATCTTTTCGTTCCAAAGCATAAGAAACTACTTTTTCATATAACCTTTCGGCAGCAGCAGGGTTCGTCTGAAAAAAACTTTTCATACTGATTTCAAAACGCAGACCTAATAATTCCTCTATAATTTTTTCTTCTCCGTATAGAAGGCGAGAGGATCCTGTAGTAGCTAGTGTTCTGTCTCCGGTTTCATCATTGATAGTATGTAATATTCCAGCAAGTCTTTCTCCGAATAATTCTTTGAATAGTTGAGTGAATCCATCAAAGTCAAACTTAGGGATATCAGGAGAGGTCGTAACCAGATTGAATAACAGTTGATTGGTATGATAGGATTTTCTAACAACGAGGAATCTAAAAAAACCTTCTTTTCTTGGAGCGTGCCATGGAGCTAAACCACTTTCCTCACAAAACGCTCGAATGGTTTTTAAGTGATCTTCAACTTCTTTATCAAATAGACCAGAATCTTTGTCAAGGTTTTCTCCACACCACCAGGTTCCTCTTTTTTTGAAACCAAGAGCAAACTCATCTACATCTGTCTTTAATTCGTGATCATATCGGATAGCAGAGAATCCATACTCCATTTTATTTCGATAGTGAAAAGCACCGGGAGAAGCAATAAATTCATCAAATTTCTCTTCAATATCGCTTACTTTTCCTATGCGTTTAAACAACTCCAGTGTACTTTCTTTTTTATATTGATGCTGTAACTCGAGAGGAAGTTTTATATAGGGAGCACCCGGGATAGATTGGTACGGCATTTCTACCTCGGTATCAGCATGTTTTACTACTTCCAGTAATTTACACTCTGCATATCGTTTGCTGGTCTT contains:
- a CDS encoding PepSY domain-containing protein, which gives rise to MTISFWRYSHLALAISSFLFLIIASLTGIVLALEPVSDNYTSYHVNGASSLTIAELLDTVGNQYEEVLSIRQDENDFIAISAITDHGDETFYINPFTGEKIGEIIERHAIFKFMTNLHRSLFMGSIGRFFVGFASLLLLLIAISGIFLIIRRQGSFVGFFTTIVNYNFSQYYHIVFGRWTLLPIVIITITGVYLSLLRFSIIPQVDISHTVDYVNIRENPVKKRKNFEVFNKYTVGDLKAIEYPFSSDVEDYYHIKLTQKEILVNQYTGDILSEQNYPFITLVSRVSILLHTGKGSVWWAVILGISCCAIPFFIYSGFRMSLERRKTRIKNAYSSKTCDFIIAVGSENGSTLRFANAFYKALISEGKKAYITELNEFKEFDQMKHLIVMTATYGLGESPTNATKFRKILDTYNTSNSYTYSVIGFGSLSYPDFCKYAFDVDSWLKKLPYTTQLVPVHTVNNQSFESFSDWGNAWGAAMGIPIVLNREEVVSVHTKTEEFTVLHKTKAADNIDDTFLINITREGRKKVVSGDLLAIYPKEGERERLYSIGYLKETKEIQLSVKKHDRGLCSTYLDNLSERAVIKGYLIKNKSFHFPKRASAVIMICTGTGIGPFLGMIDNNIKKCPSYLYWGARNKTSLELYDNDIKQWLQTEKIKKFIPAYSRESSEKVYVQHLIERDATFIAETLKNNGVIMICGSLIMQKEVIVVLQQICNEYLKKPLNHFQNKNRILMDCY
- a CDS encoding class I SAM-dependent methyltransferase, whose product is MKSFTKEALSTLKKSGTVTPSSKYLIRKITEDLSIEKNQVIIEFGPGNGCITENILHKMHGSTRLISFELNQTFLSYCKNKFQQYPNFSIHNQSAVYFDQVLKELSVPKVDYIISSLPLSIISKTELNILFNKIPNYLKNEGAFIQYQYSLGKYNFLKKVFNSVEIGFTFRNIPPAFIYKCS
- a CDS encoding TlpA disulfide reductase family protein, which translates into the protein MKKIVFLLALLAVISCQEEAKKPVDYALFSGKVTNGRGGVVRINGENFTKEIPLASDGTFSDTLRIADGPYQMFIGREYSNLYLKKGDQLSLSIDVTAFDETLKYTGVGSERNNHLVNSILVYENEEDNFALDPIPFKAKIKEHKTKIDSLLVASGVKDETFIAFCKKNAHYKYLYDLDVYPYYYNQRLKNESKEGSLPEGYLEELKTIDLDIEEDYKQSSAYKRLVMSSISDRAANAVKKDSTKVMDLVFLDEVNKIKSQVIKEDLLRNLSIAISPSNEYAKAVYEGIMKESKDEEFKRELTEKFDVLKKLVKGEPSPTFEDYENYKGGTTSLKDLEGKYAYIDVWATWCQPCLQELPYLKEVEKEYRAKNIHFVSISVDNERAHEAWKKMVAAKEMTGVQLYGGKNYRKEGGFGSSYVIDGIPRFILLDKKGNIVSADAPRPSDPRLKDLLNSLDI
- the rlmD gene encoding 23S rRNA (uracil(1939)-C(5))-methyltransferase RlmD, producing the protein MPRRERNKFVKRGEHIEILIEDYAFGGKGIGRIRSEEGEFVVFVPNTLPGQLVKAQVKKTSKRYAECKLLEVVKHADTEVEMPYQSIPGAPYIKLPLELQHQYKKESTLELFKRIGKVSDIEEKFDEFIASPGAFHYRNKMEYGFSAIRYDHELKTDVDEFALGFKKRGTWWCGENLDKDSGLFDKEVEDHLKTIRAFCEESGLAPWHAPRKEGFFRFLVVRKSYHTNQLLFNLVTTSPDIPKFDFDGFTQLFKELFGERLAGILHTINDETGDRTLATTGSSRLLYGEEKIIEELLGLRFEISMKSFFQTNPAAAERLYEKVVSYALERKDTIDGKIVMDLFCGTGTIGQIVASRSTDAQIIGVDIVASAIEDAKKNANRNQINGVQFFAADVGKFLNEHPEYQGKIETIILDPARAGIAPKTLRKVIRLGAERMVYVSCNPATQARDTEQLIEAGYTLKKISLVDQFPHTAHIETIALFEK